In Mycobacteriales bacterium, the following are encoded in one genomic region:
- a CDS encoding glycosyltransferase: protein MRLTAADRRHSVPPVVSVVVVAGGRNDLLARCVASLRQQREAPAWELILCADSTVARGQRVDGMFRTGDVTLVPGRTPAGLRNQVLHRARGELLLFLDDDATLPPDYLARLAELAGSHPEAGVFGGPNVTPFGSSRFEVTQGAVLSSLVGAGPVRRRYGPHPATEADERYFTLCNLAVRREVMTRFDDDLVCAEENELLGRLRASGVRMRYDPQLSSGHHRRPDRRGFAAQMWKYGRGRGQLAVRSPRTLRPAHLAPSLAVAYLAAAIVGGAFEPLLLLPVAGYLAALLGQAAWISRTLARPGAAPEAFGLLLVLHVCYGCGLFAGLAEPRRGPARGAGLAVFRLLWVLVVRQLRLRSKRAFIGIVWPVLAPLVLLALYVFVFRTVFHIPIRNYPVFLFAGLLPWTFLAQSLGAAVISLSTEPELIRRARFPYVLLPMASVTATFMYFVATVTGFVVYLAARGELVWSVLPGLLLPLTALYVFVGALSTALGLIDVYNRDLRQVLGNLLTIWFFLVPIVYTQRALTSRLLVFRSVDPVNLIVGEFRDVLYYGQLSRPAHDIELIGICFGFALIVLRVGAGLSDRLPKDV from the coding sequence GTGCGCCTCACAGCCGCCGACCGCCGTCACAGCGTCCCCCCGGTCGTTAGCGTGGTCGTGGTAGCCGGTGGGCGTAACGACCTACTGGCGCGCTGTGTCGCGAGCCTGCGCCAGCAACGCGAGGCGCCAGCCTGGGAACTCATCCTCTGTGCGGATTCGACTGTGGCGCGGGGTCAGCGCGTGGACGGGATGTTCCGGACCGGGGACGTGACGCTCGTGCCAGGCCGAACCCCGGCGGGGCTGCGCAACCAGGTCCTGCACCGCGCCCGGGGAGAGCTGCTGCTCTTCCTCGACGACGACGCGACATTGCCCCCGGACTACCTGGCTCGACTCGCTGAGCTGGCCGGGTCGCACCCGGAGGCAGGCGTCTTCGGCGGCCCGAACGTGACCCCGTTCGGCAGTTCGAGGTTTGAGGTGACCCAGGGCGCGGTGCTCAGCTCGTTGGTGGGCGCCGGGCCGGTCCGACGCCGCTATGGGCCGCACCCGGCCACGGAGGCGGACGAGCGTTACTTCACTCTGTGCAACCTGGCGGTCCGTCGCGAGGTCATGACCCGGTTCGACGACGATCTCGTGTGCGCCGAAGAGAACGAATTGCTTGGGCGGCTGCGGGCGAGCGGGGTTCGGATGCGCTACGACCCGCAGCTCTCCAGCGGTCACCACCGGCGGCCCGATCGGCGGGGTTTCGCGGCGCAGATGTGGAAGTACGGGCGCGGACGTGGCCAGCTCGCGGTCCGCTCGCCGCGCACCCTGCGTCCGGCCCACCTGGCACCGAGTCTGGCAGTTGCCTATCTCGCCGCGGCGATAGTCGGGGGAGCCTTCGAGCCGCTGCTGCTGCTTCCGGTCGCCGGATACCTGGCTGCCCTGCTGGGCCAAGCTGCGTGGATCTCGCGCACCCTCGCCCGGCCCGGTGCAGCGCCGGAGGCGTTCGGCCTCCTGCTGGTGCTGCACGTCTGCTACGGGTGCGGTCTCTTCGCGGGCCTGGCAGAGCCGCGGCGGGGGCCTGCGCGGGGTGCGGGGCTCGCCGTCTTTCGGCTGCTGTGGGTTCTCGTGGTCCGGCAACTCAGGCTGCGGTCCAAGCGGGCGTTCATCGGGATCGTCTGGCCGGTGCTCGCCCCCCTGGTGTTGCTGGCGCTGTATGTGTTCGTCTTCCGAACCGTTTTCCACATCCCGATCCGCAACTACCCGGTATTCCTCTTCGCCGGCCTGCTGCCGTGGACTTTCCTCGCCCAGTCTCTGGGCGCGGCGGTGATCTCGCTGTCCACCGAACCGGAACTGATCCGGCGCGCCCGGTTTCCCTACGTGCTGCTCCCGATGGCGAGCGTCACGGCGACGTTCATGTACTTCGTCGCGACCGTCACCGGGTTCGTCGTGTACCTCGCCGCTCGTGGCGAGCTGGTGTGGTCCGTCCTGCCCGGGCTGCTGCTGCCGCTGACCGCGCTTTACGTATTCGTCGGTGCATTGTCGACGGCACTCGGCCTCATCGACGTCTACAACCGTGATCTCAGGCAGGTCCTCGGCAATCTGCTGACGATCTGGTTCTTTCTCGTTCCGATCGTCTACACCCAGCGGGCATTGACCAGTCGTCTGCTGGTGTTCCGTTCGGTCGACCCGGTTAACCTGATCGTGGGCGAGTTCCGCGACGTGCTGTATTACGGTCAGCTGTCTCGGCCGGCGCACGACATCGAACTCATCGGCATCTGCTTTGGCTTCGCGCTGATCGTGCTCCGGGTCGGCGCCGGCTTGTCCGACCGGCTACCCAAGGACGTCTAA
- a CDS encoding ATP-binding cassette domain-containing protein, whose translation MSVRLEDVWVDYRPRRGRHRDARRWALRGVNLALSPGCRVGVIGGNGAGKTTLLRTVTGVYRPTRGVARISGRAAGICDLGLGVQRDLSGLECLAVWAAVDGMSAARWRRQRAEIVDATCLTTDVLEQSVYTYSLGMTLRLQLALALVNRPAVLAVDEVLSAADAGYRDQALDQLTALAVEGTAVVFASHDLGLIAANTDEVTVLRDGAVDFVGPPGDALARYPPP comes from the coding sequence ATGTCGGTCCGGCTCGAGGATGTTTGGGTCGATTACCGTCCCCGGCGGGGTCGGCACCGCGACGCGCGCCGGTGGGCACTACGGGGCGTCAACCTCGCCCTTTCGCCCGGATGTCGCGTCGGCGTCATCGGGGGCAATGGCGCCGGTAAGACCACGCTGCTGCGGACCGTCACCGGAGTGTACCGGCCGACCCGGGGGGTGGCCCGGATTTCCGGGCGGGCCGCCGGGATTTGCGATCTCGGACTCGGCGTGCAGCGAGACCTGTCCGGCCTCGAATGTCTCGCCGTCTGGGCCGCCGTCGACGGCATGTCCGCAGCCCGCTGGCGACGCCAACGGGCGGAAATTGTCGACGCCACGTGTCTGACGACGGACGTCCTCGAACAGTCGGTGTACACCTACTCGCTGGGGATGACCCTGCGTTTGCAACTCGCCCTCGCCTTGGTGAACCGTCCGGCGGTGCTGGCGGTCGACGAGGTGCTGTCCGCCGCGGACGCCGGCTATCGCGACCAGGCGCTGGATCAGCTCACCGCGCTGGCGGTCGAGGGCACCGCCGTTGTCTTTGCTTCGCACGATCTTGGCCTCATCGCCGCGAACACCGACGAGGTGACCGTCCTCCGAGATGGGGCCGTCGACTTCGTCGGCCCCCCCGGCGATGCGCTCGCCCGGTACCCGCCGCCATAA
- a CDS encoding sulfotransferase → MTGPSALSRAGARLPPRWRAAARGRVTRLVQTLAEELDIEPAAQVRSGLLEPILVRMPSGRVGSTLVMQLLGSSPDIFFDKVYPFEDRCLANLLYYLSPLRAPLPPRTTWWTEAPDRVVWIDPAEFGFDPQGQPLNYENLGVDRADVHLGAVRGVWQAFSAAAERASGRPLRYYAEKYSGYAEVLVEAGIPFRVLDIVRDPRDIWASIQAFDAKRGYYGFGRREGQSDEDYLRAYARSIRLRLDELAAPVPGLPAVLLRYEDLIADLAGETHRVGRWLGLPLDPGVVDVNLDSLRHHLTTETAADSVGRWRRDLAPAVVDFLESELGAHLDRLGYLRAGGTPKEPEQPVGAGPADGHSR, encoded by the coding sequence ATGACCGGCCCGAGCGCGCTGAGTCGCGCTGGAGCGAGGCTCCCCCCACGGTGGCGCGCGGCTGCGCGCGGGCGGGTTACCCGCCTTGTGCAGACCCTGGCCGAGGAATTGGATATCGAGCCGGCGGCCCAGGTGCGGTCCGGCCTGCTCGAGCCGATCTTGGTTCGCATGCCATCGGGCCGAGTAGGAAGCACCCTGGTCATGCAGCTTCTGGGCAGTTCCCCGGACATATTCTTCGACAAGGTGTATCCCTTCGAGGACCGTTGCTTGGCCAACCTCCTGTACTACCTTTCCCCGCTTCGCGCGCCGTTGCCACCGCGAACCACGTGGTGGACGGAAGCTCCGGACCGGGTCGTGTGGATCGACCCCGCGGAGTTTGGCTTCGATCCGCAGGGGCAGCCGCTGAACTACGAGAACCTCGGAGTGGATCGCGCCGATGTGCATCTGGGTGCGGTCCGGGGGGTATGGCAGGCGTTCTCAGCCGCAGCCGAGCGGGCGTCCGGACGGCCGTTGCGCTACTACGCCGAGAAGTATTCCGGGTACGCCGAGGTGCTGGTCGAGGCCGGCATCCCGTTCCGGGTGCTCGACATAGTGCGCGACCCACGGGACATATGGGCGTCCATCCAGGCGTTCGACGCCAAGCGCGGCTACTACGGCTTCGGCCGGCGTGAGGGTCAGTCCGACGAGGACTACCTACGCGCCTACGCCCGCTCCATCCGACTTCGGCTGGACGAGCTGGCCGCGCCCGTACCGGGCCTGCCCGCAGTCCTGCTCCGCTATGAGGATTTGATTGCGGACCTCGCGGGGGAGACCCATCGGGTCGGCCGCTGGCTCGGGCTGCCACTCGACCCCGGCGTCGTTGACGTCAATCTGGACAGTCTCCGCCACCACCTGACCACCGAAACCGCTGCCGATTCTGTGGGCCGTTGGCGCCGTGACCTTGCCCCGGCCGTCGTGGACTTCCTCGAGAGTGAACTCGGCGCTCATCTTGACCGGCTCGGCTACCTCCGAGCCGGCGGTACACCGAAGGAACCAGAACAGCCCGTCGGGGCCGGCCCTGCCGACGGTCATTCGCGTTGA
- a CDS encoding sulfotransferase, whose translation MNGAIELRPTLDPVLFIGGAGRSGTTLLRNLLTAHPKLAVPGESYFIYNVYNQLRSIDAVDDPWIAWQLIQRNRFFTQWRLDVSFVEELLAANKPIWYADLLRLLFAAYAASKGKSRSADKTPLHVQHFSWLASQFPSSRFVHVIRDPRAVCMSGALQPWKRRGIAGEAADWARAIRAGLTALDRFGPRVLEVRYERLVADPEVELRRVCEHARLEYSPTMLDYGRQRDLLPDRHHMSATGPPRQDLRTWRSGLEAGDIALIEAIAGREMDATGYERVGGILTVRPAYELLSLRAGDAVDLWTTFVAPILGGALRGMGRRLGGSRVATLGTTKRHVVPRPSRKRITVPS comes from the coding sequence ATGAATGGAGCCATCGAGCTGCGCCCGACGCTGGATCCAGTGCTGTTCATCGGGGGCGCCGGACGCTCCGGCACCACGTTGCTTCGCAACCTACTGACGGCGCACCCCAAATTGGCGGTTCCCGGGGAGAGTTACTTCATCTACAACGTGTACAACCAGCTCCGGTCGATCGATGCTGTTGACGACCCTTGGATCGCTTGGCAGCTGATCCAAAGGAACCGCTTTTTTACCCAGTGGCGCCTCGACGTCTCCTTCGTCGAGGAACTCCTCGCGGCCAACAAACCAATCTGGTATGCCGACTTGCTCCGTTTGCTTTTCGCCGCATACGCCGCCTCGAAGGGCAAGTCACGGAGCGCGGACAAGACCCCGTTGCACGTCCAACACTTCTCTTGGCTCGCAAGCCAGTTTCCGTCAAGCAGGTTCGTGCACGTCATCCGCGACCCGCGAGCGGTGTGCATGTCCGGGGCGCTGCAGCCCTGGAAGCGCCGGGGTATCGCCGGGGAGGCTGCCGATTGGGCCCGCGCGATCCGCGCCGGGCTAACTGCGCTGGATCGCTTTGGACCCCGGGTGCTCGAGGTGCGCTACGAACGATTGGTGGCCGACCCGGAAGTGGAACTGCGTCGGGTCTGTGAACATGCCCGACTTGAATACTCCCCGACGATGCTCGACTACGGGCGGCAGCGCGACCTACTCCCCGACCGCCACCACATGTCCGCAACCGGGCCGCCCCGCCAAGACCTTCGCACCTGGCGATCGGGCCTTGAAGCTGGCGACATCGCCCTGATAGAGGCCATCGCCGGACGCGAGATGGACGCCACCGGGTACGAGCGAGTCGGAGGCATCCTCACCGTGCGACCCGCCTACGAATTGCTCAGCTTGCGCGCCGGCGACGCCGTGGATCTGTGGACGACCTTCGTGGCCCCTATCCTCGGTGGCGCCCTCAGGGGGATGGGCCGGCGGTTGGGCGGTAGCCGGGTGGCGACGCTAGGCACGACGAAGCGCCACGTGGTTCCCCGGCCCTCGAGGAAACGGATCACTGTCCCGTCGTGA
- a CDS encoding sulfotransferase, translating into MSGSTGRTTPFFVVGAPRSGTTLTRLMLDSHPRLAIPPESHFIVRLAYRRLRLMHRPELALERILAHTRFRAWDLDPDDARAFVTRARAASYPDVVRAVFDAYASAYGKPRWGDKTPGYVHFLPELAQLFPDAQFIHVVRDGREVAVSVSERDWWPGSPVSAAFWWRRYVRVGREAGTRLGPDRYLELRLERLIADPQAELGSVCAFLGESYDPAMLAYPTRSRGRMGLSSAEPLPPHLSHIAEPPTARLRSWSDGLPSSVAAQVEAACWPMLQQLGYDTRRPAVALRLAARSRWLADLPPRVRLFLSDQRHPQRADT; encoded by the coding sequence GTGAGCGGATCAACAGGGAGGACGACTCCCTTCTTCGTCGTCGGGGCGCCGAGGTCCGGGACCACGCTGACCCGGCTGATGCTCGACAGTCATCCGCGCCTGGCGATCCCCCCGGAATCGCACTTCATCGTCCGGCTCGCCTACCGACGGCTCCGGCTGATGCATCGACCGGAACTGGCGTTGGAGCGCATCCTCGCGCATACCCGGTTCCGCGCCTGGGATCTCGATCCCGACGATGCTCGAGCGTTTGTGACTCGAGCCCGAGCCGCCAGCTATCCCGACGTGGTCCGGGCCGTATTCGACGCGTACGCCTCGGCGTACGGGAAGCCGCGATGGGGCGACAAGACGCCTGGCTACGTCCACTTCTTGCCTGAGCTGGCCCAGCTCTTTCCCGATGCGCAGTTCATCCACGTCGTTCGCGACGGGCGCGAGGTCGCCGTATCGGTCTCGGAACGCGACTGGTGGCCGGGAAGCCCAGTGTCGGCAGCGTTCTGGTGGCGACGCTACGTCCGGGTCGGCCGGGAGGCCGGGACCCGGCTCGGACCCGACCGATACCTCGAGCTTCGCCTCGAACGGCTGATCGCCGACCCGCAGGCCGAGCTTGGCAGCGTATGCGCCTTCCTCGGCGAGTCCTACGACCCGGCGATGCTCGCGTACCCCACCCGCTCCAGAGGCCGCATGGGGCTGAGCAGCGCTGAGCCCCTGCCCCCGCACCTGTCGCACATCGCAGAGCCCCCGACCGCACGGCTCCGTTCCTGGAGCGACGGGCTCCCGTCCTCGGTGGCTGCCCAGGTCGAGGCCGCCTGCTGGCCGATGTTGCAACAGCTCGGCTACGACACTCGGCGCCCCGCCGTAGCGCTCCGGCTGGCGGCCCGGAGCCGCTGGCTCGCGGACCTGCCGCCGCGGGTGCGACTCTTCCTGAGCGACCAGCGGCACCCCCAGCGAGCAGATACCTGA
- a CDS encoding glycosyltransferase gives MTPSRDANAAPSPTVTIVMTQRERFSPTQASLDSVYENTVMPFEFIYVDGGSPLPIRNFLAERSAVYGFRHLRREHFLTQNEARNLALGMVRSSHVCFLDNDVIAFPGWLERLVACAEETGADVVGPLYGIHTRREGHRVHTTSGLFRSTGRAGRRSYMYRLQNEGRPLEDPDLPRDRYRCEHVEFHCMLVSSALVRSIGGLDEGFRSSLDHVDLCLSAARAGAEIWSEPSAVVSYLQPPPVTRTDLPFFMWRWSEAWNVADGRHFAAKWGFRSRYDHRIWVRYHRSLSYEWLPRAVIRLVGERLAIALLAVTLFPVESLGNRVLFRLLTRRQRARAESGAALGPSGA, from the coding sequence GTGACGCCATCGCGCGACGCCAACGCTGCCCCATCGCCGACGGTCACGATCGTGATGACCCAGCGGGAGCGGTTCAGCCCGACGCAAGCCTCGTTGGACAGCGTCTACGAGAACACCGTCATGCCGTTCGAGTTCATCTACGTCGACGGCGGATCACCGCTTCCGATCCGCAACTTCTTGGCGGAGCGGTCGGCCGTCTACGGTTTTCGGCACCTGCGCCGCGAGCATTTCCTCACCCAGAACGAGGCCCGCAATCTGGCGCTCGGCATGGTGAGAAGCAGCCATGTGTGCTTTCTTGACAACGATGTGATCGCGTTTCCCGGCTGGCTCGAACGGCTCGTCGCCTGCGCCGAGGAGACCGGCGCCGATGTGGTTGGTCCGCTCTACGGGATCCACACCCGGCGGGAGGGCCACCGGGTGCACACGACGAGCGGCCTGTTCCGCAGCACCGGAAGAGCCGGGCGCCGAAGCTACATGTACCGCCTGCAGAACGAGGGACGGCCGCTGGAAGATCCGGACCTGCCCCGCGACCGCTACCGGTGCGAGCACGTCGAGTTCCACTGCATGCTCGTGTCGAGTGCCTTGGTGCGCTCGATCGGCGGCCTGGACGAGGGGTTCCGGAGCTCGCTCGACCACGTCGACCTGTGCCTTTCGGCCGCCCGCGCGGGGGCCGAGATCTGGTCGGAGCCCTCGGCCGTGGTCAGCTACCTTCAGCCGCCGCCGGTGACCCGGACCGATCTCCCGTTCTTCATGTGGCGCTGGAGCGAAGCGTGGAACGTGGCGGATGGGCGGCACTTCGCCGCGAAGTGGGGGTTCCGCTCCCGGTACGACCATCGCATCTGGGTCCGGTACCACCGGTCGCTGTCGTATGAATGGCTCCCCCGCGCGGTGATCAGGCTGGTGGGCGAGCGCCTCGCGATCGCCCTCCTCGCCGTCACACTGTTTCCGGTGGAGAGCTTGGGCAACCGCGTGCTTTTCCGGCTGCTGACCAGGCGACAGCGGGCCCGGGCTGAGTCCGGGGCAGCATTGGGCCCCTCCGGGGCGTGA
- a CDS encoding IPT/TIG domain-containing protein: protein MKPVIGEREDDTMGRHALVWRRLAALAATTTIVAAPLAALSTPATAASAPTVTAVTPDSGPIAGGTQITVTGTGFTGATEVDFDGPSSIPGASSFDCQQQQMASSLQKPDCSYLVPEIVSDTTLVVNAPKSPNGTQQIVDIVVWDGSPPSGSSSSTSTADQFAYLAGQVTVTGVNDTTTKNASTSSAPASGAAGDTVTITGTDLTVGGTPNVYFGTSQAKTVTANPDGTLTVNPVPAVANSNSLVDVRVQVPPVATTGEFADQGGGISPATSDDTDKFAYQPTCTPAASGSAPSVVGLNPTGGPPNASENVAVIGTGFTGATAVNFGSTSAKFTFVSDCEVIAVDPTPGSGTPDVTVATSSGTSGTSSASKFTYGATPLAVSSVTPSAVPASGGSSLTVDGTGFDSSSVVVIDGVPMGGTPSSNGNQIRVSTLSALPPGSYDVQVEDGTGATSPASSADKVAFAGLPIVSGVSPNSGPLVGGTVVTVSGSQFDGVSAVKFCSQPSPPASAVCTAGTHETTTSPTSLTIASPAETSVGVYDIEVTAAGGTSTAVTQDQFAYLAPGAATVTSVTPNYGPNSGGTPVAIIGTGFTGTTGAGGVTFCNQQASPLCQNATSYKVKSDTEIDAVAPQDPSGTVSPPDTVNIIVTNPGGASTATKADQFTYQAPQGYEALPPNRILDTRSTTNNQGIPHPVPAGTPEAVTVAGTTGVPSSGVTAVALNITAVNPSGIGNLRVYPNGASTPNASALNYVAHKAVANFDTVQLPSNGKIDIYSDGASVDVLIDVVGYYTSTSGYTAQAPARIVDTRNGIGSPKPTGPLAAGHVDAFAVAGQGGVPATGATAVAMTVTAVAPNAVGNLRVFPDQGTATPKIPTTSNINYIVGQTTAAFVIMQVPSNGKIDFYSDNATIALDVDVVGYFSGSAAKVVTQTPVRIFDSRPSPIAANTVVPVTVAGKGNVPANAESVLLQVTSIGPSTGVGNLRVFPGDQSTAPTVSTINYNGGAAIANFVLVRLASNGTVNFYSDGSKVNIAVDVAGWFPNGS from the coding sequence GTGAAACCGGTCATCGGCGAGCGGGAGGACGACACCATGGGGCGACACGCACTGGTCTGGCGGCGGCTGGCGGCTCTCGCGGCGACGACCACTATCGTCGCCGCCCCGCTGGCCGCGCTGTCGACCCCGGCGACCGCGGCGTCCGCGCCCACGGTGACCGCGGTGACGCCGGATTCCGGCCCGATCGCCGGCGGCACCCAGATCACCGTGACCGGCACCGGGTTCACCGGCGCCACCGAGGTGGACTTCGACGGGCCGAGCAGCATTCCCGGGGCCAGCTCGTTCGACTGCCAGCAGCAGCAGATGGCTTCGAGCCTGCAGAAGCCCGACTGCTCCTACCTCGTCCCGGAGATCGTCTCCGACACCACGCTGGTCGTGAACGCGCCAAAGTCCCCGAACGGGACGCAGCAGATCGTGGACATCGTGGTCTGGGACGGCTCACCCCCCTCAGGTTCCAGCTCCTCCACATCCACCGCCGACCAATTCGCCTACCTCGCCGGGCAGGTCACCGTCACCGGGGTCAACGACACCACCACGAAAAACGCCTCCACCAGCAGCGCCCCGGCCTCCGGCGCGGCCGGGGACACGGTCACGATCACCGGCACCGACCTCACCGTAGGCGGTACCCCGAACGTCTACTTCGGCACCTCGCAGGCGAAGACTGTGACCGCCAACCCTGACGGCACGCTGACCGTCAACCCCGTGCCGGCGGTCGCCAACAGCAACAGCCTGGTCGACGTCCGGGTGCAGGTGCCCCCGGTGGCGACCACCGGAGAGTTCGCCGATCAGGGCGGCGGGATCAGCCCGGCCACCTCCGACGACACCGACAAGTTCGCCTACCAGCCGACCTGCACGCCGGCCGCCAGCGGCAGCGCGCCGTCGGTCGTCGGGCTGAACCCGACCGGGGGCCCACCCAACGCCAGCGAGAACGTGGCCGTCATCGGAACGGGCTTCACCGGGGCCACCGCCGTGAACTTCGGCAGCACCTCGGCGAAGTTCACCTTCGTCAGCGACTGCGAGGTCATCGCCGTCGACCCGACGCCGGGTTCCGGAACCCCGGACGTGACGGTCGCCACGTCCAGCGGCACCAGCGGCACCTCCTCGGCGAGCAAGTTCACCTACGGGGCCACCCCGCTCGCGGTGAGCAGCGTGACGCCGAGCGCGGTTCCGGCCAGCGGTGGCAGCAGCCTGACGGTCGACGGCACCGGCTTCGATTCCAGCAGCGTCGTGGTCATCGACGGGGTGCCGATGGGCGGAACGCCGAGCAGCAACGGCAATCAGATCCGGGTCTCGACCTTGTCGGCGCTTCCCCCCGGCAGCTACGACGTGCAGGTGGAGGACGGCACCGGCGCGACCAGCCCGGCGAGCAGCGCCGACAAGGTCGCCTTCGCCGGCCTGCCGATCGTGTCCGGGGTGTCCCCGAACAGCGGCCCGCTCGTCGGCGGGACGGTGGTCACGGTCAGCGGCAGCCAGTTCGACGGGGTGTCCGCCGTCAAGTTCTGCAGCCAGCCCTCGCCCCCGGCCAGCGCGGTCTGCACTGCCGGCACGCACGAGACCACGACCTCGCCGACCTCGCTGACGATCGCCTCCCCGGCGGAGACGAGCGTCGGCGTCTACGACATCGAGGTTACCGCCGCCGGCGGCACCAGCACGGCGGTCACCCAGGACCAGTTCGCCTACCTCGCACCCGGGGCGGCGACGGTGACCAGCGTCACGCCGAACTACGGACCGAACTCCGGTGGCACCCCGGTGGCGATCATCGGGACCGGGTTCACCGGGACCACCGGCGCTGGCGGCGTGACGTTCTGCAACCAGCAGGCCTCTCCGCTGTGCCAGAACGCCACGAGCTACAAGGTGAAGAGCGACACCGAGATCGACGCGGTGGCGCCGCAGGACCCGTCCGGCACGGTCAGCCCGCCGGACACGGTCAACATCATCGTGACCAATCCGGGCGGCGCCAGCACAGCCACCAAGGCCGACCAGTTCACCTACCAGGCCCCGCAGGGCTACGAGGCGCTCCCGCCGAACCGGATCCTCGACACCCGCAGCACCACGAACAACCAGGGCATCCCGCATCCGGTGCCGGCCGGCACGCCTGAGGCCGTCACCGTCGCCGGGACCACCGGCGTGCCTTCGAGCGGGGTCACCGCGGTCGCGCTCAACATCACCGCGGTCAACCCCTCCGGGATCGGAAACCTGAGGGTCTACCCGAACGGGGCCAGCACGCCGAACGCCTCCGCCCTGAACTACGTAGCCCACAAGGCGGTCGCGAACTTCGACACGGTGCAGCTTCCGTCCAACGGAAAGATCGACATCTACTCCGACGGCGCCAGCGTCGACGTGCTCATCGACGTGGTGGGCTACTACACCAGCACCTCCGGGTACACGGCGCAGGCGCCGGCCCGCATCGTGGACACCCGCAACGGCATCGGATCCCCGAAGCCGACCGGGCCGCTGGCCGCCGGCCATGTCGACGCCTTCGCGGTGGCCGGCCAGGGCGGGGTCCCGGCGACCGGGGCCACGGCGGTGGCGATGACCGTCACCGCGGTGGCGCCCAACGCCGTCGGGAACCTGCGGGTCTTCCCGGACCAGGGCACCGCCACCCCGAAGATCCCGACCACCTCCAACATCAACTACATCGTCGGCCAGACCACCGCAGCCTTCGTGATCATGCAGGTCCCGTCCAACGGGAAGATCGACTTCTACAGCGACAACGCCACGATCGCGCTCGACGTGGACGTGGTCGGGTACTTCAGCGGATCGGCGGCGAAGGTGGTCACCCAGACCCCGGTGCGGATCTTCGACTCGCGGCCGAGCCCGATCGCCGCGAACACGGTGGTCCCGGTCACGGTCGCCGGCAAGGGCAACGTGCCCGCCAACGCCGAGTCGGTGCTGCTCCAGGTGACCTCCATCGGGCCGTCCACCGGCGTCGGGAACCTCCGGGTGTTCCCCGGTGACCAGAGCACGGCACCCACCGTGTCGACGATCAACTACAACGGCGGTGCGGCGATCGCCAACTTCGTGCTCGTCCGGCTGGCTAGCAACGGGACGGTGAACTTCTACAGCGACGGCTCAAAGGTCAACATCGCGGTCGACGTCGCCGGGTGGTTCCCCAACGGCAGCTAG